The Daucus carota subsp. sativus chromosome 9, DH1 v3.0, whole genome shotgun sequence genome window below encodes:
- the LOC108199549 gene encoding pre-mRNA-processing protein 40A gives MANNSQFNGMQSLRPHTAPPQGPPQINHPPMPMQFRPTVPPQQPAPYIPVPSQQFLPVGGTNVGVPSVVQPGQFPQAIMQQSRPGQGGHIMPLPLPLPIPAPDTQPNRPVISVSPQPQQNGQTPNGYMPGSAGPRMPISSTYSIPSTGQPQMNGQATGQYQPIHQTSMPCYSAGGQPWLAGSHNTQPVTPMPHSVEQRPHSAEVPATGNHCSTDNTQSDWIEHTRRGRRFYYNKRTRVSTWEKPLELMTETERADASTDWREITSPNGVKYYHNRVTKKSTWTIPDEVKLARDKIAKESMNGTQEYDPASVSVLEASSPITDSTREAVTSTTPVAPVVAVTSLSACVESATTNAIGVQTPLHVGPTLDTTLGSSEVPLAVSNIETTSMGNSDAISAGALTTASGISVGAIEELKNGTSTESKTSITALEERTVDQEPVVYENKLEGKKAFIALLETSNIESDSTWDQAMKVIINDSRYAALKTLVERKQAFNEFLEQKKQQEAEERRAKQKKVVEGFKKMLEESQELTSSTRWSKAITIFEEDERFKAVERTKDRENLYEDYLVELGNKERAKALEEQKRNRMEYIEYLRSCEFIKASSQWRKVQDRLEADERCSRLEKIDRLEIFQEYLRDLEKEEEEQIKLRMEEARKAERRNRDDFRKLMEDHIAAGVLSVNTHWRDYCMKVKELPAYLAVSSNTSGATPKDLFEDVAEELEKQYLEDKARIKDAVKLGKVNLTSTWTIENLKDAVAETTGSHVVSDANWKLVYDELQERAREREEKEAKRRKRLADDFFVFLCSLKEVNASSRWEDCNSAFEDRFKREESFLRETFENYVLELKEKAREKERKRKEEKDRKDKDIKDREKRKAKERRDKERGKVKDRDKNDGSDSEKADREGSHGLEENRRSGRDRKHRKRHSNSADDLSFDEKDRDRSKSSYRHSSKKSKQIDQHPAEYDSRHKRHKREHYSGSHWSGDYNEQREREYGEDGEFW, from the exons ATGGCCAACAATTCACAGTTTAATGGGATGCAG TCTCTTCGTCCACATACTGCTCCCCCCCAGGGTCCACCTCAAATTAATCACCCGCCTATGCCTATGCAA TTCCGACCTACTGTTCCACCGCAGCAGCCAGCTCCATATATTCCAGTGCCTTCCCAGCAGTTTCTGCCTGTCGGGGGAACAAATGTTGGAGTTCCTTCTGTGGTACAGCCAGGCCAGTTTCCTCAAGCTATCATGCAGCAGTCAAGACCAGGACAAGGAGGACATATTATGCCACTACCGCTACCACTTCCAATTCCAGCGCCTGATACTCAACCAAACAGGCCTGTTATATCTGTCTCACCACAGCCTCAGCAAAATGGTCAGACTCCTAATGGTTACATGCCTGGGTCAGCGGGTCCGAGAATGCCTATATCCTCTACGTACTCT ATACCATCCACAGGCCAGCCACAAATGAACGGACAGGCCACAGGTCAGTACCAGCCGATTCACCAGACCAGCATGCCATGTTATTCGGCAGGGGGGCAACCTTGGTTGGCAGGGAGCCACAACACACAACCTGTAACACCCATGCCTCATTCGGTGGAACAACGCCCACATTCTGCAGAAGTTCCT GCAACTGGAAATCATTGTTCTACTGATAATACACAATCAGATTGGATTGAGCATACTCGTAGAGGAAGAAG ATTTTATTACAACAAGAGGACAAGGGTGTCTACTTGGGAGAAACCATTGGAATTGATGACAGAAACTGAG AGGGCAGATGCATCAACTGACTGGAGGGAGATTACGAGTCCTAATGGAGTAAA GTATTATCACAACAGGGTCACTAAGAAATCAACTTGGACTATACCTGATGAAGTCAAG TTGGCTCGTGATAAGATAGCAAAGGAATCTATGAACGGAACACAAGAATATGATCCTGCTTCAGTCTCTGTTTTAGAAGCGTCTTCCCCTATTACAGATAGCACTCGCGAGGCAGTAACAAGCACAACTCCTGTGGCACCTGTTGTTGCAGTTACCTCATTATCTGCATGCGTAGAATCTGCTACAACGAATGCTATTGGAGTTCAGACACCATTACATGTGGGACCAACACTTGATACTACATTAGGAAGCTCTGAAGTTCCTCTTGCCGTTTCCAATATCGAAACGACCTCAAT gggCAACTCAGATGCAATTTCTGCTGGGGCGTTAACTACTGCAAGTGGAATTTCTGTAGGGGCTATAGag GAACTGAAGAATGGGACAAGCACTGAGAGTAAGACTAGTATTACTGCATTGGAGGAGAGAACAGTTGATCAGGAACCTGTagtttatgaaaataaattg GAGGGAAAAAAAGCATTTATAGCACTCTTAGAAACTTCGAATATTGAGTCAGACTCGACTTGGGACCAG GCCATGAAGGTCATTATTAATGACAGTAGATATGCTGCGTTAAAAACACTTGTGGAGCGGAAGCAAGCTTTTAACGAG TTCTTGGAGCAAAAGAAgcagcaagaagcagaagagAGGCGTGCTAAACAGAAAAAAGTAGTAGAAGGTTTTAAAAAGATGTTAGAA GAGTCCCAAGAGCTCACATCATCGACAAGATGGAG CAAAGCGATAACTATTTTTGAAGAAGATGAACGTTTTAAAGCTGTTGAAAGAACCAAAGACCGTGAGAATCTTTATGAGGATTATCTTGTGGAACTGGGTAATAAG GAACGAGCAAAGGCATTGGAGGAACAGAAGCGTAACAGGATGGAATACATTGAATACTTGAGATCTTGTGAGTTTATAAAG GCAAGCAGCCAGTGGAGAAAAGTGCAGGACCGTCTGGAGGCTGATGAGAGGTGTTCACGACTTGAAAAGATTGATCGTTTAGAAATTTTTCAG GAATATTTGCGTGATTTAGAGAAGGAGGAGGAGGAGCAGATAAAATTGCGGATG GAAGAAGCAAGAAAAGCTGAACGAAGAAATCGTGATGATTTTCGCAAGTTAATGGAAGATCATATTGCCGCAGGAGTGCTTAGTGTAAATACGCACTGGAGAGACTACTGCATGAAG GTTAAAGAATTACCTGCATATCTAGCTGTCTCGTCAAACACCTCTGGTGCAACACCAAAAGATCTGTTTGAAGATGTTGCCGAGGAATTAGAAAAACAG TATCTCGAAGACAAGGCTCGTATAAAAGATGCTGTGAAGTTAGGGAAG GTAAACCTCACATCAACATGGACGATTGAGAATTTGAAGGATGCGGTTGCAGAAACGACTGGCTCACATGTGGTGTCAGATGCTAACTGGAAG CTTGTTTATGATGAATTACAAGAAAGAGCAAGGGAGAGAGAGGAGAAAGAAGCTAAACGGCGCAAACGTCTTGCTGATGATTTTTTTGTATTTCTGTGTAGCTTAAAG GAAGTTAATGCATCTTCTAGATGGGAAGACTGCAATTCAGCATTTGAAGATCG ATTTAAGAGAGAGGAAAGCTTCTTACGGGAAACCTTTGAGAATTACGTATTAGAACTTAAAGAAAAGGCTAGAGAGAAAGAGCGGAAACGGAAGGAGGAAAag GACAGAAAGGATAAGGATATAAAGGACAGAGAGAAGAGGAAGGCGAAAGAGAGACGGGACAAGGAGAGAGGAAAAGTGAAAGACAGAGATAAGAATGATGGGTCAGACAGTGAAAAAGCTGACAGAGAAGGTTCCCATGGTTTAGAAGAAAATAGAAGGTCAGGAAGAGACAGAAAACATAGAAAGCGGCATTCAAATTCTGCTGATGATTTGAGTTTTGATGAAAAAGATAGAGATCGGTCGAAAAGTTCTTACAGACATAGCAGCAAAAAATCAAAGCAG ATTGACCAGCATCCAGCAGAATATGATAGCCGGCATAAGAGACACAAGAGAGAACATTACAGTGGTTCTCATTGGAGTGGTGATTACAATGAACAGAGAGAAAGGGAGTATGGAGAGGATGGCGAATTTTGGTAA
- the LOC108198939 gene encoding uncharacterized protein LOC108198939 yields the protein MLSVRLYHGGMMKWFPHTKYVGGQLTVYDFWVINDLSYDDIHEKVDGLGYSGMKTMYYRVPTMPMDAGMKLLQNESDCLRMIGFGKENNFSIDIYVEHYTELEITAEHYHNVHPEEFNADTNEFLDLEELDEDYHFSDSEYSFGEVDDQLFSENVDSAAEWVGKLHNHLGLTNYDDISEDKSDSEAGLVDTSDSDSLEIFFEEIFAEEVSGMMKIKWPVYKDCDDPQWEVVMIFKDHLECREAITKQSYKEGRMVRFVLSDRKRLRAACKPPCPWFMFASLNFDKIFQLKQMGPGMLQTCGPLNSSRRW from the coding sequence ATGCTAAGTGTTAGATTGTATCATGGAGGGATGATGAAGTGGTTTCCACACACTAAATATGTAGGGGGCCAGCTTACTGTGTATGATTTCTGGGTAATAAATGATTTAAGTTATGATGATATACATGAGAAAGTTGATGGACTGGGGTATAGTGGCATGAAAACTATGTATTATAGGGTACCTACAATGCCAATGGATGCTGGTATGAAGCTACTGCAGAATGAGAGTGACTGCCTGAGGATGATTGGGTTTGGAAAAGAGAACAACTTTAGTATTGATATATACGTGGAGCACTACACTGAGTTAGAGATAACTGCTGAGCATTACCACAATGTGCACCCTGAGGAGTTTAATGCAGACACCAATGAATTTCTTGACCTTGAAGAGCTAGATGAAGATTATCATTTCTCGGACAGCGAGTACTCATTTGGTGAGGTTGATGATCAgcttttttcagaaaatgtggATTCTGCAGCAGAGTGGGTAGGGAAGCTTCATAATCATCTTGGATTGACCAATTATGATGACATAAGTGAGGACAAATCTGACTCTGAAGCTGGCCTTGTTGATACCTCAGATTCTGACTCTTTGGAGATTTTTTTTGAGGAAATATTTGCCGAGGAGGTTTCAGGGATGATGAAGATTAAGTGGCCTGTCTACAAGGACTGTGATGACCCTCAATGGGAGGTTGTAATGATCTTCAAGGATCACCTTGAATGCAGGGAAGCAATCACCAAACAAAGTTACAAGGAAGGAAGAATGGTGAGATTTGTGTTGTCTGATAGGAAGAGGCTGAGGGCAGCATGCAAGCCACCATGTCCCTGGTTTATGTTTGCCTCGttgaattttgataaaatattccAGCTAAAACAGATGGGTCCAGGTATGTTGCAAACATGTGGACCACTCAACTCATCAAGAAGATGGTAA